A window of Methylocaldum szegediense genomic DNA:
CCCTCGCGGCCGCGGAAGCGCGTGACGAGTTCGTCCGCCGGGGACCCGGGGTCCGGTGCAGGGTCAGATCGGCGACCAGCACGGAAAACTGTTAATGGTGCCGGTGGGGGTTTTCCCGCCAGCGCAGGAAATAGCGGTCCACGCCGTTCTTTACGCTCTAATCGGTGAGGTGCTCGACATAGGGATTCCCGATCGTGCACCCTTCCAGGTCCAGGACGGACAGATCGGTGAGGGGTTTTTCCGATGTCATGCGATAGCCCTGCGGGTCAGACCGCTAGCCGCCAGCGCGGTTCCTTCACCTTGTGCTCGCGCGGCGTCGCGTCCCGGGTGAGGTTGTGCTTCCAGTCTTGGAGGCGTACTGCGGCATGCTCTAAGCGAATCAGCAATTGGAAAACGCGCTATTCCGCCTGTCCAATTCCATCGTTCGCCTCAGCGGCGCTCCTGATAAAGGCGTCAATCCTGCCTGTTACTGCCGAAGCCTTCACTCGACATCCCCTCCCCTAATGCCGACGCTCTCTTCGATATCAGATAAAGCAGCCCGACCGCAGTGTGTTCGGAACGAATCTCGCCATTTCGAAGCATGCTAACGGCATCGTCGAGGGTGACTGTCGCCAGTTCGATGTCCTCATGCTCCTCCGGCACGCCGCCACGCCAACAACGCCCCTCATCCAGGTCCACGATGGCGATCAGATGGTGAATCATTTCCGTGCACGCTCCCGGCGAACTGTAAACCGTCAAGGCAAGCTCTAACGATTTTGCCTGGAGCCCGGTCTCCTCGAAGAGTTCCCGAGCGGCGGCTTGTAAGGGCAACTCGCCTTCGTCCATCAGCCCGGCCGGCGCCTCCCACAGAAAGGGCCGCTGGTCTCCCACCAAAAACGCCCCCGGCCGAAACTGACGCGCCAGCAGTACGAGCTGCTTTGCGGGGTCGAACGTATGCACGACAACGACAGGTCGCCGCTTGACCACCTCCCGGATTACGGTTTGGCGGCCGCCGTCGAAGCGGGGTTGCTCGATCGTCACCCGCGAGAGGCCGAGGAAGCCTTGGTGCAGGCATTCCTCGGAAATCACACGCGCACCTACGGGACATTCATTCGTCTTCATCCGTTATTCCTCACGATATCCGCTACGTTGGGCACAAAGCGTTGCGCCAGGGGCATGCGCCGGCCGAATCCAAAAGCCCTTCGGTGAACGCGAATGATGGGCGGGGCCTGCCAGCGCTTGAATTCGGCGTTCTTGACCATGCGTATGACTTTTTGTTGGACGTCCCGGCTGGCCTTATTGGCCAGAGCCAGGGCTTCGACTCGTTCGTCGGCAGACAGTAAATCGGGCTCCAGTATCAATTTGAGCAACGCATCGAGTACGGGATACGGCGGCAGGCTATCCTCGTCGCGCTGCCCGTCGGCGAGCTCCGCGCTGGGCGCCTTTTCGATGATGGCGCGCGGAATGATATCGCGGCCCGCCTCGGCGTTGATGTGTTCCGCGAGGGCGTAGACTTCCGTTTTCCACAAATCGCCGATGAGATTGAGGCCGCCCGACATATCGCCGTACAACGTGGCATAACCGACGCTCATTTCGGATTTGTTGCCCGTGGTCAGCAACAAATGTCCGAAGTGATTGGCGTATTCCATCAAGATACGGCCTCGAATTCGGGCCTGCATGTTTTCGCGGGTCAGCCCACTGGGCGGCGTTCCGAAAGCACGCTCGAATTCAGCGCAGGCGAGCGCATAGTCGGGTTCGATCGCACGGTAGAGAAGCGGCACTCCCAGTGCCTCACAGAGCGCTTCGGAATCCGTCACGCTGCCTTCGGAACTGTGCCGGCTAGGCATGGTAATGGCGACGACGTTTTGGGGGCCGAGCGCTTCGGCGGCGAGCGCCAGGGTAACCGCGGAATCGATTCCGCCGGAGCTGCCCACAACCACTTTGCCGAATCCACATTTCCGGGCGTAGTCGCGGAGTCCTTGGATGATTTGTGCCTTGAAGAAGCCGGAGCCGCAGGTTGGCGCGGGAGGCGGCACAGTCGAATCACGGCCAAGAACATCGAAACGTCCATCACCGACCGGCACGACATCTACATACCCCAGCCCTTCACCGAACGCCGGTAGGCGGCATACGACGCTAGCTTCGGCGTTCTGAGCGAAGCTGTTGCCGTCGTACTGGATTTCATCGTTTCCACCGACCTGGTTGACGTACACCAGAGGCAGCTTCCAATCGGCGAAGCGACGGAACACCGCCTCGCGTTCGAGCACTTTACCGACGTGACTCGGGGACGCGTTGATGCTGACCACGACGTGCGCACCGGCCGCGGCCAGTGCCTTCACGGGATCGACCGCGTATTCCACACGCCCCTCGACCCCGAGATCGTTCCACAGATCCTCGCAGATGGCGAACGCGAGATTGAGGCCACGGAAGGGGTAAATGCCGTCGCGGGTACCGGGTTCGAAATGCCGATCTTCGTCGAACACGGCATATGTCGGCAGAAGCTGCTTGTGATACTTGAAGACTTCCCGTCCGTCCTCGAACACCGCAAGGCTGTTGTGCAAGGCCTTACCGGTACGCAGCGGATTGCGGTCGACGAAACCGACGACCGCCGCCGCGCGCATTCCCTTGGTTGCAGCCGCGATACGCGCGAGATGAGCCTCTTGGGCGTCGACGAAATACGGCAAGTCCAGGAGGTCCATGGGGTAGTAGCCGGTCAGGCCGAGTTCGCTGAACACGATGAGATCGGCCTGATTCCCGGCGTTTTGGATCACCTCTATCATCTTGTCGGCGTTGCCGGCCAGGCCCCCGACCGTGAAATTGAGTTGCGCTAGGCAAAGCGTCAAGCGTGTCATGCGGCCTGCTCCTCGACACCGAAGACTTGCTTCAGATAAGCGACATAAGCGGCATCCTCGCAGACGGTCTTGCCCGGAGAATCGCTGATCTTCGCAACCGGCTGACCGTTCACCCGCACCACCTTGATGACGATATTGAGGGGGCTCGGTCCGAGGTCGTTGGTCAGGTTGGTACCGATTCCGAACCCCGTGCGCGCACGACAGCCGACGTAACGGAACAGATCGATGGCCTTGGGAACGGTCAGTCCGTCACTGAACACCAGCGTTTTCTGGCTGGGATCGACGCGGTGGCGCTTGAAGTGGCGGATGATTTCGTCCGCCCAGCGATAGGGATCGCCGGAATCGTGACGGACCCCATCGAAGAGCTTGCAGAACTTCAAGCCGAAATCGCGCTTGAAGGCCTCGAGATTGATGACGTCGGTGAGCGCGATGCCTAAATCCCCGTCGTACTCCTTGTTCCAGCACTCGAACGCCGCCTTCTGGCTGTCGACCAGACGATAGCCGAGTGCCTGGAAGGTTTGCAGATACTCGTGGGCCATGGTCCCGATCGGCGTCACACCGTAAGCCTTGGCGCAGGCGATGTTGCTGGTCCCGGCGAAGACCCGCGGGAGCCGCTCTTTCAGCGTCCGCACGACGATATGCTGCCATTGCCGACTGAAGCGTCGACGTGTCCCGAAATCGCTCAGTTGAAAACCGCTTCGAGTCCCGGTCTCCTTCCGAATGAGGTCGATCTTCTCGTTCAGGCGACGCAGTCCTTCGGCACGCGTTTCGGGCGTATCGAAGGCCAGGAAGTACAGTTCGTTGACGATCGACATCAGGAAAATCTCGAAACGCATGACGTGGACTTGCGGCCCCTGTATGCGGATCTCGAGCTGCTCGTCGCCCGCGCGCACCTCGACGAAAGGACGGTGCAGCTGGTAAAGGCGCAGGAAGTGGACAAAATCCGGCTTGATGTAGCGCAGGGTCCTAAGATAGTCGAGTTCCGCCTCGGTATAGCGCAAACGGCAAAGGTGTTCGAGCTCCAGCTCGATGTCCGGAATCAAGGGGCGCAGATCGACGTCTGGGGTCCTACAGACGAACCGATATTCCGCTTCCGCACCGGGGCAATGATGGAGCAGCGCCTGCTGCATAGTGATCTTGTAGAGATCATCCTCCAGAAGCGAGGTCACCACCGGCAGGCGTCCGTGCTCGGCATAGAACTCGTGGACGGAAGCGTGCATCTCCGCATCCGGGCTCTCGGGAACCATGCGAAGATATTGGTCGACACGCGCTTTCAATGACGGTGGGTTATTCGAGGCGGTTTTTTTCATAGTTTTCTTCTCAAACGCGAGACAATTCTGAGGCGCAATTGACGATGGCTATCCCTGCCTCAGCAAACGCATCGAGTGTTGCGGTACAACGGGCTTTGTCCACGGCTCGGCAAGCGGCGAGGTTCACGACGACATCGAAACCGCCCCGACGCAGCTGTAACGCTGTCGTCTTGACGCAGTAATCGAGCGCCAATCCGCCCACCCACACCGTGGTCACCCGTTTTTGCTTGAGAAACTCGATGACGCCGGTGGAGCGGGTTTCGGCTAGATCGTGGTAGCAGGCGCCGTAGGGATGCATGTCGGGTTCGACGCCCTTCCACACGAAGAAGTCGTACTCGACCGGTGAGGGTAGCCCGTCCAGAAGCTCGAAGCCACGAGTTCCGACAATGCAGTGCGGATTCCAGCGCACATCGACATTGGCACCCTCGATCGGGGACAGCATTGGGTGGTTTTCGTCGGCGGCCCAAATGGCCGTGGGCGGATGGGCGTCCTTGGACCCGATGCGCAGGTCCGCCATCGCGGCTTGGCGATTGAGTTCGTCAACGATTTCATGGCCGCCCGGCACCGGCAGTTCGTCCGGACAAAGCGGCGTGAAGCCTTTTTGGGGATCGACGTCGAAAGACGCGATGATATTTGTTCTGGGGAATTCCACGTTGGAGACCTCCGACTCCGGGTTGGCGTTACCGCTACGTGGAAGGATCATAGTTCATGTATAATCATTTTGCAAATTGATTTATAAAAGAGCTACACGCATACTGAGATCATGAAGACGCCACCTCGACGTATCGCCGCCTACGGCACCGCCGCCGATCCGCCGCATCTGGGCCATATGGACTGTCTCGCCCAGCTGCTGGCGCTTGATTATGACCTTGTCTACTTCTTGCTGTCAGCCGGCCATGCTTTCGGGAAAACTATGAAACCCTTCGCAAGCCGTCTCGCCATGGCGCAAATGCTCATTGCTGAGCGCTTTCCGGGCGAACAGCGTATCCGCGTCTCTGGCCTTGAGGGCGAGATCGCTCGCTCCACGCCGGACGAGCGGGTGTATTCCATTGATGTCCTCGAACATCTGCGCAGGCTTCACCCACAGGCCGAACTCCATCTTGCCCTTGGCCCCGACAATGCCGCGCCCGAGGTGCTGCGACGGTTCAAGGACTATCAACGTCTGGCGGAAGAATTCGGGTTAGTCACGCTAGAGGAGCGCGTGCACGTGCGGAGCACCTGGATTCGTGCCGAGCTCGGTCGAGCCTGTCCGGATCGGCAGGCTTTGGAAAGCGCGCTCGGAGTTGCACTGACCGATCACCTGCTGACCACGGGCTTGTACAAAAATAGTGGAATCACCGAATGAGTACCGTTCTTGTGACCGCCGACATGGTCGTCTTCGGCCTCATCAACGAACAATTGCATGTACTCTTGGTGCAGCGCGCGGCCGAACCGTTCAATGGCATGTGGGCCTTGCCGGGCGCTGAGCTACTGCCGGAAATCGATCCGAGTCTGGAGCATGCCGCGCATCGCCGACTCGAGGAAAAAACCGGGCTCGGTGACGTCTATCTCGAACAAGTGATCACCGTCAGCGGCCCCGATCGGGATCCCCGTGGCTATAGCATCTCCACGGTCTTCATGGCGCTGGTGCGTCCAGGCGAGTGCCGACTCAAGGCTGGAGATCGCGTTTCCGACGTGGCGTGGTATCCCATCGATCAAGACAAGGTCAGTGTTCCACTCGCCTTCGACCATGAGGAACTGCTCCGGATAGCCACCCGGCGCTTGCGCGCCAAGGCCGAATATTCGCTATTGCCGGCATTGCTGCTGCCGCCGTTGTTCACGGTACCCGAACTCGAGCGCCTATATCACCACCTTATCGGTGCCCCCTGCCCCAACTACACATTGAGGCGCCGATTGGCTACCGGACCATGGCTCAAAAACGCCGGCAAAACAAAGTTGGTGGGAAAAAAACAGACTCGGTTGTACCAGCTTGACCTTGCCCAACTCGGCACCTTTCTCGACGCCTTGTGATGGTAACCATCTGAACGCTGTTACCTCCCGGCGGGAATGTCTTTCCGAGCATGGTCGCCTTGATCTCGGCGTGCGCATTCACCTCTTCGATACTAGCGCGAAACGTCGCGATTTATGGATCAACCACCGAGCTGAATACGATTTTGCCCGGTCTCATTGGTTAACCGCCGCGAGTCGAATTTCAGCCTAGGGCGTGCCAGTTTATTGCCAATGTTGTAATCCTCTGGCTCGTCTTCGTAGCGAATGAAAGCACTTCGGCTATTTTGGGGAAGTTAACCTACTCCTCAGTGGTCTTCCACAGCTACATGTAAGCCAAGACTTACGAAAAAATCAGCTAATACGGACAAGCCTATTATCTGCGCTTTAGCGAGAATAAGTGTCACATCCCGTATGATTATTTACCGAGAAGGCGTGATGCTTGGTTCGAAGCCCGGAGCCTTCTCCAGGAGATATTCGGTTCGTCCAAGTGAGGTTTCTCTCCATGCAGATTCGTCTTCATAAGAACGCCCGTACCACCCCGGCCGTTCGGCAGGCCATTCAAGCGTCCACGTTGAGCGAGCGCGCCTTGGCCCAAAAGCATGGCATTAGCCGAACGACCGTCCGCAAGTGGAAACACCGCTCCTCGGTCGAAGATGCCTCACACCGGCCCCACACCCTCAGAACCACGCTCACGCCCGCCCAGGAAGCCATCGTGGTCTACCTCCGCCAAGCTCTGCTCCTCTCCTTGGATGATCTCCTGGCCGTGACCCGGGAATTTCTCAATCCTGCCGTGTCCCGTTCCGGGCTAGACCGCTGCCTGCGCCGCCACGGGGTGGCGTCCCTCAAGACCCTGCTTCCGCCTACAGAGAAGGCGAAGGTCAAACCCTTCAAGGCCTATGAGCCCGGCTTCCTTCACCTGGATGTTAAGTACTTGCCCGCCATCGACGGCGAACCCCGCCGATACCTGTTCGTCGCCATCGACCGCGCCACCCGCTGGGTCTATGTCGCCCTCAAGCCCAACCGCACCGCCTTAAGCGCAAAGGACTTCCTCAAAGCGGTGATTCAGGCCGCGCCTTTCCGCATCCAGAAATGCCTGACCGACAACGGCTCGGAGTTTACCGACCGTTTCCTGACCCGAACTCGGCAGCCCTCGGGGACGCATGAGTTTGACCGCCTCTGTACTGAACAAGGCATCGAACATCGCCTGATTCCGCCGGGCCGGCCCCAAACGAATGGCCTGGTGGAACGCTTCAATGGCCGCATCGAGGAGGTGTTGCAAACCCATCACTTCGATTCAACCGCCGATCTGGACACCACCCTGCACCGCTATGTCGACCTGTACAATCACCACATTCCCCAAAAGGCCTTAGGCCATCTCACCCCAATTCAGGCGCTCAAAAACTGGCAACTGTCCCATCCTCATCTTTTTCGAAAGAGGGTTTACAATCGTGCGGGACTTGACACCCCGTTTCGTCTTGAGAGATTCGTTTGGAGAAATCGATACCAATAACTAACCATTCATAGGCAAAGTCGCATGAAATCTTTATTTGCAGGTGTTGTTCTATCAACCTTGGCTTTCAGCGCTGGGGCGGAAGCTTTCGCCACTTTGAACGGTATTCCGGCCGACGCCATGAGCGCCGCCGAGATGCAATTGGTAGAAGGCAAAGGACTAATCGGTGGACTTCTTCTTCCCGCTGTCCTTGGACTGGACAATACGGTGGCTGCGACCCTAGAAGCGAAAAACCTGAACGTACTAGGTCTGATCACCCTCGGTGAACTGGGCCGAGTTTTCAAGGAGCCAGGTAAAATCGAATTTCCAAACATTAAGTTTTGACGTTCACGCCGTCGGCTCACCAAGAGCCGACTGTGTTTTTATCGCCAGAAATCTTCATAGGCGGCCTGACATACCGGCTCTTCTGCTGGCAACCCGACCTCGGTCTGACGATGGTCCGACAGCACGCGCCGATCGTCACAATGCACGATCTGGGACATACACTCGCACTCCGTCATTGGGACGGTAACAGGCCGCTTACGGTTTCGGAGATCTGTGCGCCGCCGGGATACACACCCATGTGCACTGCAATCACTATTAAGCTCGATCACCGCAATGGGCTCGGCCACGCCGTTCGATCTGATCGCCGAATACATCATCGATCCGTGGACACTCGCTGGGATCGGCTCTGCATTGTGATTGGCGGGCTTATTGGCACGCAGCCCGGTGATCCGATTCCCGAAGCCTTCATCAGTGGCATTCTGGAGGGAGTCCTACGCGCCTGTTCGGAGCGAGCTGGATGGATGCTCTCAAGCGCTTCGTCGATTACACCGAGGAGAAGTGGGAGAAACTTCAGCTCTAAATCGTGCACTTTGCCGCAGTGTGTTGTCGGTGTCGGGACCATCCCGCAGGCGCGATAATTCGCCAAAGCTCTCGTAAAAGGTCGCCTGCTCACTACAGGCACCACGCCGAACACGCCGGCAAACAGCAGAATGATCACATCCCGGTGAAGCGCGGTCGGCCTAGCGAGATAGAGAATCCAGGGCAAGGTGATCGTCCGGTGATGGCGCGCTTCGCAAAGCGAAACGAAATACTTGGCCGTTCTTGAGACCGGCGCGGAAACGCGGCCCGGATCATCCGTTTCAGGGTCAGAGCGTTAGTCATGGCGCCTCAGGTGCCGGACCCGTCGAATGCGCCCGCCTACGCGGCTAAGTGCAGGCACAGCAAGCCTCGGCACTTCAGCCAAGGGATTCATGACAGAGATCGTTGCCCGTTACTCCCTGTCACGGATGGATTTTGTGAGACTATCTTTTTAACAACGAAAAATCAGGAGCAAAGTTGGCATATGGCCGGATATTCGGGAAGCAATTACGTATTAGGCCGCTCGGATCAAGAAACGACTCGACTTCAAAACCAGGCTCAATTCTACAATTCCTTTACCCGTTGGATTTTCCAGCAGGCTGGAATTCGTGACGGGATGAAAGTTTTGGACATTGGAAGCGGGGCTGGCGACGTCTCTCTATTGGCTGCGGAACTCGTGGGTCCCGAGGGTTGTGTGGTCGGCGTGGACATCAATAGCGATGTGTTGGAAATAGCACGACGCCGAGCTAAGGCGACCGGTCTAAACAACGTTCGGTTTCAGGCCGGTGACATCCGGGATATTGATCTGGCTGATGACTTCGATGCGGTGGTCGGGCGCTTGGTTCTCATGTACCAAGACGATCCCGTCGCAGGGGTGCGAAAAGCAATCAACCATTTGAAGTCTGGCGGGATCGTCGTCTTCGAAGAGCTCGATGCCCGTATTCCCGTACTCGCTGATCCGCCCTCACCAATACTCGACGCGGCCATACGCTGGGTATGGGCCGTTTTTGAGAAGAGCGGAGCCCGGACTCGGATGGGGCTTAATCTCTACAAGACATTTCAAGCCGCCGGGTTGCCTGCTCCAACCATGCAACTCTTCACGCCGGTAGGCGGTGGTAGCGATTGGGCTGGTTACGATTTACTCGCGGATACACTGCGCAGCCTCCTCCCGAAAATCATGGAATACGGCATCGCCTCTGCCGACGAGGTCGACATCGACAGTTTTGCCGAACGCTTTCGTAACGAATTCGTGCGAACAGGCAGCGTTTCCAACTTGCCAGCGCATGTGGGAGCATGGGCAATAAAGCCTTAAAACGGGGTTATTCCCAATTCCCGCCAGAGAAACCCCAAGGAGACCGGTGAGCGCTGTTAGTCCTTGGCTTGCTGAAGCTCGCCATACTCATAGGTCTGCAGCGGGAACTTCATCGGCCCTAAGCTTTCCTGCGTCGTAATCGCTTCACGCGGCGTTGCGCCGTCCAGTGCGGGCAAAGGCAGGCTCATTGGATTAGACTCTAATGTCGGGGTTCGGCCTCATCGGCGAAGCTGAAAAATATTCATGCCTCCGTAACCCCCGGCTCGCAGAAGCAATGGTGTCGGAAAATAGTCGAGTTCAGCCCTTATCATCCGATCGGTACCATCCAAGACCCGTTGGGTTTCGTGGTGCGTCCATCACCTGTCACTGGAAGTTTCTCTCCCGTCTACCGCTACATAAAAGCCGAGCTGCTGGACCAACTGCCGCTCGGAGCGGATGGCGGGCAAGACTTGGATGAGACTGGCGCGCAGCAGGAGCTCTGGCAGAATCGATTCCGACCGGTCCAAGCATAGAAGGCATCAAATTCCGAACCCGGCGTGGTCAGCGGAATGTGGATTGCGACCCTGAACTTTTGAAGCGATTCGTCTTTCAGAATCTGCTCTTCTAAAGTTCGATCGCTGAAGAGCTCTTCCTGCGGGATGTTAACGCCGCGCATAGAGCCTACAAGAGAATGTCGTTAAGACCACCTGCTGAGCGGGTAGTTTTTTCGGTGGTCCCGTCTATTCTTTCTCACACGCTCTTGCAAGGAGTTCGATGTTCAACAGAAGACTCTCACTCGTAAGCAAATGAGTGACGTGACGAAAAACAATAAGCAGGAATAGGTTAAAGCTCTATGCAACTCGTCCCTATCATATTTGCCGTGACCTTGTCTCTTTTCCTGCCGATCCATGCCCAAGCCGACCGTGCTACCCCGGGCCCCATCGGCTGGGTCGGCGGCGCCGACGAAAACTGGTTCAACCCGGCCAACTGGAGCACCGGCCGCGTGCCCGGCCCTGAAGACGATGTATTGCTGGATGCCGACGACAAGGTCGTGATCGACCCCTCCCTGGGTCCAATGCCGGTTCAGATCCGCGACCTGACCATACGCGGCAGGGCGCGCCTGGAGACCCTGCCGGGCTCCCATCTCATCACCCGCGATGAGTTGGTGCAGGACCATGGCCAGGACATCGGCCGCAGCAACGCTACGGAAGGGGATACCCTCGTCATTTCGACGGCGGCCACGCCCATGTCTCGGCGTGCTGATAAGGGTTCCAGCAATCTAATTCTCAATCCAAAGTCAATATCCAGGCGCGATCTGATTCTCAAAACCGGTGCCACCGTGACGCTTGGCCTGGGCGGACGAGAGCCGGCGAGCCTGAGGCGGTCCGACGCAGGCGTAGAGATTCGAAGCGGCGAGGGACACTACGCCACCCTGACGGCGGATTTGGTGGTGCTGAACAGTGAGCCGGGCGCTGACCGCCCTGCCCCGGCCATCCGGAAGCTGCCGCCCGGCCTCCTCTTGACGCTGCACTACGGTTTCCGGCCCGTCGACGGCGACCGCTTCCAGATCATCACCGTCAATCGCCTGCTCGTGGACCACTTCCGCTATCTGCCCGAAGGCGCATTGGTGGGTTGCACGGACGATAATGTCGGCCTCTACATTTCCTATGTCGGCGGTGACGGCAACGACGTGGTGCTCTACGCGAGGAATACCCCGTACGCCCGATGCTTGTCGCTGCCTGCGATACAAAAGGTGCGCGACGTTGCCGACGCCAGCACGCACATCCGCCCTCCACCGCCTAAACTGCCGGTCGACGCCCCGAAGCCAGATAGCTGGCGATAAAAATAAATGGGGTCTCTGACCCCATTTATTTTTATCTGATTATCTGCGATCAATCTCCGCTCGACTTTATCCATTCAAGCCGTATAACCGCGAGCGAATCGATAAAGCGATTCAGTAAAGGGTTTGGAACTTTTTAACATGTCGGCCTCGTTCGGCGCGGTTGAAAGCTGAAAAACACTCGTGGCTCTATAACCGTCGGTGCGCAGACGCGACGGTGTCGGGAAAAGTCGAGATCAGCTCTTATCGCACCCAATTGACACGACCCAACTCCCTTACGGCTTTGGAACTCGGGCATCCCCGGTGACCGGTCGAACCTCCGCCGTTAGTTGCTCAATCTCTGCCACTATCACGAGATAGTCCTCCAGGCTTTTCACCGTGGCTTCCTTTGAATTCGGTACAATCCAGGCGATAGCTCGGTCATCCCCTCGCATAATCACCTTCCAAAAGGCATCCGAGTTTTTACACCGTCTTAAGTGATAAAAAATCCAGGATTCCGCCTGAAAAAAATCTCTCCGGGATGGATATTCGAATAAGGGGTAGTTTTACACTTAAAATGGCGGTTAGGATTCTCACAGTTCGGCTAGGCCGACAGTCTGACAAAGAATTTTAATGGCTGTTAAATATAGTCGGCACTGTTTCAATGTCTCAATTTAACTATTTTCTCTGGTAAACACCAGAAAAAGATACGTATAAACCGCCGCATTGGCGATTGTCTTCCGCAATGAGAAATCTTCCGACAAGCCGCATCGTAACTTTACATCCGTGTCCAGCGTCGTCGGGATCATCTATTTTGATAATGTTTCCATTCGGTTTTACTTCATAATCAAGTTCACCTTCGTGTGCGTTGTCGTCAGGGCCGTACCAGTTAGCATCACCCTTGATACTCAAAAATTCGTCGGTTTTTCCCGCGCCGATCCTGATCGTGTTTCTGATACGGCTTCTGTAGCCATCACCAGTCCGATCGACGAAATAAGTCCAATCGCCGAGCCAGTCATTTTTCGAGACATCGGTTTTCGTTTCGAGAAACTCCAGTTTATCAACCGCAATCCAACCGACCGTTTCGTAGCCTTTCTTAGGCTGATACAGGCTGCAAGCCCAGTTTCCAAAGGTACGTGATACGATTACTTCATCATCGGGAATAACGTAGCTTTTTTTTCGACAGTTTTCGTTTTCCGGACAATCAGCACGTTCACCGGCGTAAAAAAAGACTTTTTCGCCCTTTTTACCCTTGACTTTAGCAATTCGGTAATTGTCATTCTCGATCGAGAAAAGCTCACCGTTGCAAAGGTTATCCGAATTCCCTTCCAACTGTGCTAAAGCCGGAATTGTAAAAAACAAGATCGGTGTAAATAAACAGAGAATTCTCTTCATCTTACGCTCTCTTTTTCGATTCCCACACGATACTGTTGGGCGTCCCGATACAAATTGAAATTGATAAAAATTCCCTTTGGCTTGACATTCCGGCTTGCAAAATTTTTCCTCTTTCGGTCTCTATCCGTTCTCAATCTAATCGTCGCCGCTTATCTCGGAATCAGTTTCCTTTATAATTTTTTGAATAAATTCGCGAGTTTGATTTTGCGCTCCTTTTTTCGATGTCTGTTTTCGATGTTTTATTTTTATTCCTTTACAAGGACGAGCTCGTTTTTTCGGAATGAGCGCAGCATTACTTGGCCAAGCTTCAGTGTAATAGGTTCGAATATTGAAAACGCACAGCTTGGCGATCGCTTGTTCGCAAACCTCCGTTTTGCGCCCCCAAACACAAAGGACGAAATGCATCCAATGGCAGCGTCGACGGCGTACCAGAGCCAACGTGTTTTTTGCGTGTCCCTCAGCTCCACTGTTCGTGCCGCTGAACCGCTGACGCAGAGAGATGCCTGATGTCTACGGCGATTTCCTGAGACCCGGCATAACAATTCAGCGTGACCACTTCGGT
This region includes:
- a CDS encoding class I SAM-dependent methyltransferase, with the protein product MAPQVPDPSNAPAYAAKCRHSKPRHFSQGIHDRDRCPLLPVTDGFCETIFLTTKNQEQSWHMAGYSGSNYVLGRSDQETTRLQNQAQFYNSFTRWIFQQAGIRDGMKVLDIGSGAGDVSLLAAELVGPEGCVVGVDINSDVLEIARRRAKATGLNNVRFQAGDIRDIDLADDFDAVVGRLVLMYQDDPVAGVRKAINHLKSGGIVVFEELDARIPVLADPPSPILDAAIRWVWAVFEKSGARTRMGLNLYKTFQAAGLPAPTMQLFTPVGGGSDWAGYDLLADTLRSLLPKIMEYGIASADEVDIDSFAERFRNEFVRTGSVSNLPAHVGAWAIKP